The following proteins are co-located in the Pseudodesulfovibrio alkaliphilus genome:
- a CDS encoding phenylacetate--CoA ligase family protein, translated as MTRKDRTEGIYSRREVLDESERRQYCQLQLKELLSYAYRYSEDVKKRFDRAQFNVEKFRSLADLKHIPIIKKKELIFLQSMGPRLGGLLTKDLGELQRVFLSPGPIFDPEDRSEDYWGWTEGFYAAGFRSGDLTQITFNYHLAPAGLMFEEPLRNLSCAVIPAGPGNTNSQIEIMQKLRVTGYVGTPSYLMHLAQKAEEMGLSLRKDLFMEVAFVTGEKFSEKMRSTLEKKFDCIMRQGYGTADVGCIGYECFHKNGLHLSNRAYVEICHPDTGIPLKDGEVGEIVVTAFNKTYPLIRLATGDLGYLDRQPCACGRTSPRLGNIVGRVDTTARIKGMFVYPHQVEQVMARFEEIKRWQIEVTNPGGIDEMILSIEAGQFSQEDELLHLFREKIKLRPILKVLAPGTLPPQIRPIEDNRTWD; from the coding sequence ATGACCAGAAAAGACCGCACGGAAGGAATCTACTCCCGCCGCGAGGTGCTCGACGAGTCCGAGCGCAGACAGTATTGCCAGCTTCAGCTCAAGGAGCTGCTCAGTTATGCCTACCGCTACTCCGAGGATGTCAAGAAGCGCTTTGATCGCGCCCAGTTCAATGTGGAGAAATTCCGCTCCCTGGCCGATCTCAAGCATATTCCCATCATCAAGAAGAAGGAGCTGATCTTCCTGCAGTCCATGGGCCCGCGTCTGGGCGGACTGCTGACCAAGGATCTCGGCGAGTTGCAGCGCGTGTTTCTTTCGCCCGGCCCCATCTTCGATCCCGAGGACCGCAGCGAGGACTACTGGGGCTGGACCGAAGGGTTCTATGCCGCGGGCTTCCGCTCCGGCGATCTGACCCAGATCACCTTCAACTACCACCTCGCTCCGGCTGGGCTGATGTTTGAGGAGCCGTTGCGCAACCTCTCCTGCGCGGTCATTCCGGCCGGACCCGGCAACACCAACTCGCAGATCGAGATCATGCAGAAGCTGCGGGTGACAGGGTATGTGGGCACCCCGAGCTACCTGATGCACCTGGCCCAGAAGGCCGAGGAAATGGGGCTGTCGCTGCGCAAGGACCTGTTCATGGAAGTGGCCTTTGTCACGGGCGAGAAGTTCTCGGAAAAGATGCGCTCCACCCTTGAGAAGAAGTTCGACTGCATCATGCGCCAGGGTTACGGCACGGCTGACGTGGGCTGCATCGGCTACGAATGCTTCCACAAGAACGGGCTGCACCTCTCCAACCGCGCCTATGTCGAGATCTGCCATCCCGATACCGGCATCCCCCTCAAGGACGGCGAGGTGGGCGAGATTGTGGTCACGGCCTTCAACAAGACCTATCCGCTCATCCGGCTGGCCACAGGAGATCTCGGCTATCTGGACCGTCAGCCCTGCGCCTGCGGCCGCACCAGCCCGCGCCTTGGCAATATCGTGGGCCGGGTGGATACCACGGCGCGCATCAAGGGCATGTTTGTCTACCCCCATCAGGTGGAGCAGGTCATGGCCCGGTTCGAGGAGATCAAGCGCTGGCAGATCGAAGTCACCAATCCCGGCGGCATTGACGAGATGATCCTGTCCATCGAGGCGGGCCAGTTCTCCCAGGAAGACGAGCTGCTCCATCTTTTCCGCGAGAAGATCAAGCTGCGGCCCATCCTCAAGGTCCTGGCTCCGGGCACCCTGCCTCCGCAGATCCGGCCCATTGAGGACAACCGCACCTGGGACTAG